Below is a window of Methylosinus sp. PW1 DNA.
TGCGCCGCCCGCCCGCCGATATGGAAGAGGCGCGGCGCGTGCTGCGCGCGCGCTTCGGCCATGAGGATTTTCTGCCGGGACAAGCGACCGTGGTCGCGGCGCTGCTCGAGGGGCGCGACGCGCTCGCGGTGATGCCCACCGGGGCCGGCAAATCCCTGCTCTATCAATTGCCCGCCGCCATGGGCGCAGCGCCGGTCGTGGTGGTCTCGCCGCTCATCTCGCTGATGCGCGATCAATTGCGCGGCCTCGCACGCTCGGGCGTCGCCGCCGTCGCGCTCCATTCGGGCCAGAGCGAGGTGGAGCATGGCGCGGCGCTCGCCGCCATCGCCGGCAGGCGGGCGAAGCTCGTCTATCTCGCGCCGGAGCGCCTCGTCGGAGACGGGACCATCGCGCTCTTGCGCGCCGCCGGCGTCGCGCTGCTCGCCGTGGACGAGGCGCATTGCGTCTCCCATTGGGGGCATGAGTTTCGCCCGGATTACGCCCGGCTGGGGGAGATCGCCGCACGGCTCGGCGCGCCGGTGCTGGCGGTGACGGCGACCGCCGGCCCGCGCACGCGCGCCGACATTATCGCCAGCCTGTTCACGCGCGCGCCGGAAGTTTTCGTCTCCTCCTTCGCGCGGCCCAATCTGCGCCTTTCTTTCCGTCCCCGCGGCGATGCGCTGGGACATCTGACGCGCTTCCTGCGCCGGCGGGAGGGAGAGAGCGGGGTCGTCTATGTGAATTCGCGCCGCAAGGCCGAGGCTATGGCGGCCACGCTGCGCGGGCTCGGCTTCGACGCGCTCGCCTATCACGCCGGCCTCGATGCGGCGACGCGCGCGGCGCATCAGGACGCTTTCTTCGAACGCGCCGGCGTGGCGATGATCGCGACCATCGCCTTCGGCATGGGCGTCGACAAAAAGGACGTGCGCTTCGTCGTCCACGCCGACCCGCCCGATTCGATCGAGGCCTATTATCAGGAGATCGGCCGCGCCGGCCGCGACGGCCTGCCGGCCGATGCGCTCGCCCTCTTCGATCCGCGCGAGCTCGCCGGCCGCTTCGGCTTCGCGCCGCCGGCGGACGATCCCGTCGCGCTCGGCGAGACGGAGCGGCGACGCGCCATGGCGCGCCTCTGCCTCACCCCCGCCTGCCGCTTCCAGACGCTGTTGGCCGCTTTCGGCGAGGAGAGCGGCCGCTGCGGACGCTGCGACAATTGCCGCGGCGGCCTGCTGGCGCTGCCGCGCCGTGCGGGCCTCGTCGCGCTCGGCTGGCGCGTGGCCGTTCTCGCCCGCTTCGCCGGCGCCGGCGCCGAGAGGCTCGACGAGCCGGAGGAGGCGCCCGATCCCGTGGCGATGGCGGCGAGCGTTTCATTGGGGCCGGAGCAGGAGCGGCCGCTCAGCGTCGCCGAAGAGCGGCTCTATCGGCGATTGCTGCATTTGCGGCTGGATATCGCAAAACGCCGCCGTCTCGCTCCGCGCGCAGTGGCGAGCGACGCCGCGCTGCGGCGCCTCGCCGTCACAAGGGCGCTCGATGGCGAGAGCGTCATCGCCGCGGAGGAATTTTTGCGCATGGTCGCGGAGGCTTAGAAGGAGACGGCCTAACCTTCCCCCTCCGCTTCCGCCTCCGGCGCCGGCCGCGCGCGCCTTTTCTTCAGCTCCCGCAAACGCGTCGAAGCGCGCGCGGCGCGTTGGCGCGCCTCCTCGCCGGTCGGCTGCAGCAGCTTGCGATATTCGTCGCGCTTCTCATGAATGGAAGCGATGACATAGCCCATGGGCACGCCGACATCGACGAGCACCGTCTCGGCGAGCTGCAGGCTCGACTCGATCGTCTCCGGTATCGCGTCGCTGGCGCCGAGCTCGTAGAGATGGGTGGCGTGCCAGGCGTCGCGGGCGCGCGCGACAATGGTCATATCGGCGCGCTCCTGATGCGCGAGGCGGACGATCTCCTGCGCGGCCTGAGGATTTTCCACCGTCACCACCAGCGCGCGCGCCTGGGCCACGCCGAGGCGCATCAAAAACTCGCGCCGCATGCAATTGCCCCAATAAATATCGACGCCCTTGTCGCGCGTCTGCGCGACGAGCTTCACGTCATTGTCGACGGCGACGTAAGGAATCTCGTGGCGGCTCAGCATGTCGCCGATGAGCGCGCCGACGCGCCCATAGCCGACGATGACGACGCGGCCGGCGGCGATCTCGCCCTCCGGCGCGAGATGGCCGAACTCCGCCTCATCGTCTTGCAGCCGGCGGCCGGGATTGAGCCATTCGCCGAGCCGCGCCAGCGCCGGCAGCACGAAGAGACCGAGCGTCACGGCGAGCATGGCGTCGGCGCCGAGATTTTTCGGCAGCACGCCGGAGGCGATGGCGGCGCCGACGAGAATGAAGGCGAACTCGCCGCCGGGCGCGAGCAGCAGCGCCACTTCCGCCGCTATGCGCGGGCGCAGGCGAAAGGCGCGGCCGAGCAGAAAGACGATGAGCGTCTTGGTCACGATGAGGCCAATGGCGATGACCAGCACCTGCCGCAAATCCTCGATCACGCGGTCGAAATCGAGGCCCGCGCCGACGGACACGAAGAAGAGGCCGAGCAGCAGGCCCTTGAACGGCTCGATCGTCACCTCGATCTCGCGGCGAAACTCGGTCTCGGCGAGCAGCAGGCCGGCGATGAAGGCGCCGAGCCCCATGGAAAATCCCGCCGCCGCGCTGGCGACGCCGGCGCCGATGATGACCAGCAGGCTCGCCGCGGTGAACAGCTCGATCGATTGCGCCGCCGCCACCAGATGGAACAGCGGCCGCAGCAGCAGCCGGCCGGCGATAATCAGCGCGCCCATGGCGGCGAGCGCCGGCAGAAAGGCGAGCAGCGCCTTCAGCCCTTCGCTCTCCACCTGCGGATCGGAGAGGAAGGAGATGAGGAAGAGCAGCGGCGCCACCATCAGATCCTGCAGCAGCAGCACCGAAAAGGCGGCGCGGCCGGCGG
It encodes the following:
- a CDS encoding ATP-dependent DNA helicase RecQ — its product is MRRPPADMEEARRVLRARFGHEDFLPGQATVVAALLEGRDALAVMPTGAGKSLLYQLPAAMGAAPVVVVSPLISLMRDQLRGLARSGVAAVALHSGQSEVEHGAALAAIAGRRAKLVYLAPERLVGDGTIALLRAAGVALLAVDEAHCVSHWGHEFRPDYARLGEIAARLGAPVLAVTATAGPRTRADIIASLFTRAPEVFVSSFARPNLRLSFRPRGDALGHLTRFLRRREGESGVVYVNSRRKAEAMAATLRGLGFDALAYHAGLDAATRAAHQDAFFERAGVAMIATIAFGMGVDKKDVRFVVHADPPDSIEAYYQEIGRAGRDGLPADALALFDPRELAGRFGFAPPADDPVALGETERRRAMARLCLTPACRFQTLLAAFGEESGRCGRCDNCRGGLLALPRRAGLVALGWRVAVLARFAGAGAERLDEPEEAPDPVAMAASVSLGPEQERPLSVAEERLYRRLLHLRLDIAKRRRLAPRAVASDAALRRLAVTRALDGESVIAAEEFLRMVAEA
- a CDS encoding cation:proton antiporter, with translation MSGAAAFQWGEYREALLFLGTAGVVAPLFHRLRISPILGFLLAGAALGPFGLGKLAERHELLSAIALSDLEGVAKIAEFGLVFLLFMIGLELSWERLARMRMLVFGLGLSQVLLCGGALAAAGVFWAGLGPAPATLLGAALAMSSTAIVIPLLAERRRLNRAAGRAAFSVLLLQDLMVAPLLFLISFLSDPQVESEGLKALLAFLPALAAMGALIIAGRLLLRPLFHLVAAAQSIELFTAASLLVIIGAGVASAAAGFSMGLGAFIAGLLLAETEFRREIEVTIEPFKGLLLGLFFVSVGAGLDFDRVIEDLRQVLVIAIGLIVTKTLIVFLLGRAFRLRPRIAAEVALLLAPGGEFAFILVGAAIASGVLPKNLGADAMLAVTLGLFVLPALARLGEWLNPGRRLQDDEAEFGHLAPEGEIAAGRVVIVGYGRVGALIGDMLSRHEIPYVAVDNDVKLVAQTRDKGVDIYWGNCMRREFLMRLGVAQARALVVTVENPQAAQEIVRLAHQERADMTIVARARDAWHATHLYELGASDAIPETIESSLQLAETVLVDVGVPMGYVIASIHEKRDEYRKLLQPTGEEARQRAARASTRLRELKKRRARPAPEAEAEGEG